The Sesamum indicum cultivar Zhongzhi No. 13 linkage group LG2, S_indicum_v1.0, whole genome shotgun sequence genome contains a region encoding:
- the LOC105155774 gene encoding LRR receptor kinase BAK1, whose product MAGRDFLVFLALTVVSSSLVLPKASGNSEGDALYALRRSFSDPDNVLQSWDPNLVNPCTWFHVTCNQDNHVTRVDLGNSNLSGHLVPELGKLEHLQYLELYKNNIQGEIPAELGNLKNLISLDLYNNNISGRIPPSLGNLKSLVFLRLNDNQLNGPIPRALASISSLKVVDVSNNNLCGTIPSTGPFEHIPLNNFENNPRLEGPELQGLAIYDTNCW is encoded by the exons ATGGCGGGGAGGGATTTCCTGGTGTTTCTGGCCCTAACTGTTGTGTCATCATCACTGGTTCTGCCGAAAGCCAGTGGGAATTCAGAGGGCGACGCGCTCTACGCGCTCCGCCGGAGCTTCTCCGACCCGGATAACGTGCTGCAAAGCTGGGATCCGAACCTTGTGAACCCGTGTACCTGGTTTCATGTAACCTGCAACCAGGACAACCACGTCACTCGCGT GGACCTTGGAAACTCAAATTTGTCTGGTCATCTAGTTCCCGAGCTTGGGAAACTGGAACATCTCCAGTATCT GGAGctctataaaaataacattcaAGGCGAAATTCCTGCAGAGCTTGGTAACCTGAAGAACTTAATTAGTTTGGATCTGTACAACAACAATATCTCAGGAAGAATACCTCCATCACTGGGAAATTTGAAATCTCTTGTCTTTTT ACGTCTTAATGATAATCAGCTAAATGGACCAATCCCAAGGGCACTTGCTAGTATATCTAGCTTGAAAGTTGT aGATGTCTCAAATAACAATTTGTGTGGTACAATACCTTCTACTGGTCCATTTGAGCACATCCCCTTAAACAA CTTTGAGAACAATCCTCGACTGGAGGGTCCAGAGCTGCAGGGACTTGCAATTTATGATACAAACTGCTGGTAA